From the Ruania alkalisoli genome, one window contains:
- a CDS encoding HNH endonuclease signature motif containing protein, with amino-acid sequence MFEDHSSTRSGEGPDGVPSPGGGLATLRGRVDAARDVDRGTPGWSFDASCSQAAEVVAEAPAGAELLGLLEAEVDGMRTPDEGLLIELIAAADRIVNRAGALQAAFVAELMERRQGSRGISHTRDEIALRLATTGHATETLVGRAAALAEAPAVADALGRGLITTRKADLITDATEGMELAAALTLQEHGAAYGQEHTPPQLRRELEAAVLAADPAGAQREREKAHARRRVMLEPTRHEMAWVGAYVPAAEAVAAYTCVDTLAADTTADDDRTLDQRRADVFTQIFQEILATGHTPGGRTLPERHGRRAAVHVTATVPVLAGDDETPAVLHGYGPISAASARRLAGRAPAGDGAIGAAPGTGAAPVSAPTLRELLDPMREFLPRRRSPDLPDGSDPRATVAWMRLHRLGNPGQSRVSHSSVTTRPITTAADPRAGPSPPRRESGVTDPVTVMRTELGLVCTDGYAPSRRLRGVVVDRDRTCCFPGCLVPAWRCQIDHIVPFDPALPAWAQTVETNLQALCRHHHQGKTERAFSVERDAWTGITTWRTRTGHVYVRLPERSDYTALSEQLRDDVAATWTGEEDAGDVRHAPRSR; translated from the coding sequence ATGTTCGAAGACCACTCGTCCACCCGCTCTGGTGAGGGGCCCGACGGCGTCCCCTCCCCAGGTGGTGGCCTCGCCACACTGCGTGGCCGGGTGGATGCGGCGAGGGACGTGGACCGCGGCACACCGGGGTGGTCGTTCGACGCCTCCTGCTCGCAAGCAGCAGAAGTGGTGGCTGAGGCTCCGGCCGGAGCGGAACTGCTAGGCCTACTGGAGGCCGAGGTCGACGGGATGAGGACTCCGGACGAGGGGTTGCTGATCGAGTTGATCGCCGCCGCGGACCGGATCGTGAACCGAGCCGGCGCGTTGCAGGCAGCATTCGTCGCCGAGCTGATGGAACGGCGGCAGGGTTCACGCGGGATTTCGCACACACGCGATGAGATCGCGCTTCGGCTGGCGACCACGGGCCACGCGACCGAGACCCTGGTCGGACGCGCAGCCGCGTTGGCCGAGGCGCCCGCCGTGGCCGATGCACTGGGGCGCGGGCTCATCACGACCCGCAAGGCGGACCTGATCACCGACGCGACCGAAGGGATGGAGCTGGCCGCCGCACTCACCCTTCAGGAGCACGGAGCCGCCTACGGGCAGGAACACACGCCCCCGCAGCTGCGGCGCGAGCTGGAGGCGGCCGTACTCGCCGCCGACCCGGCCGGAGCCCAGCGTGAGCGTGAGAAGGCCCACGCCCGGCGGCGGGTCATGTTGGAACCGACGCGGCACGAGATGGCCTGGGTCGGTGCCTACGTGCCGGCTGCGGAAGCCGTCGCTGCCTACACCTGCGTCGACACCCTCGCCGCGGACACCACCGCGGACGACGACCGCACCCTGGACCAGCGCCGCGCCGACGTGTTCACCCAGATCTTCCAGGAAATCCTCGCCACCGGGCATACCCCCGGCGGGCGCACACTCCCCGAACGCCACGGCCGCCGCGCGGCCGTCCACGTCACGGCGACCGTCCCCGTGCTCGCTGGCGATGACGAGACGCCCGCGGTACTGCATGGATATGGGCCGATCTCGGCTGCCTCGGCGCGCCGACTGGCTGGGCGCGCACCGGCAGGCGACGGCGCCATCGGGGCTGCGCCTGGGACAGGAGCGGCTCCGGTGTCCGCGCCGACGCTCCGGGAGCTCCTTGATCCGATGCGGGAGTTCCTCCCGCGGCGCCGGTCGCCGGACCTCCCGGACGGGAGCGATCCGAGGGCGACGGTGGCGTGGATGCGCCTGCACCGACTGGGCAACCCGGGACAGTCACGGGTCAGCCACTCCTCAGTCACCACTCGTCCGATCACCACGGCTGCGGACCCTCGGGCAGGGCCGAGCCCTCCGCGTCGCGAGAGTGGTGTCACCGATCCGGTGACCGTGATGCGGACAGAACTCGGGCTTGTCTGCACTGACGGCTACGCGCCCTCACGTCGCTTACGCGGCGTTGTGGTCGACCGTGACCGGACGTGTTGCTTCCCGGGATGCCTCGTGCCGGCGTGGCGGTGCCAGATCGACCACATCGTCCCGTTCGACCCAGCCCTGCCTGCGTGGGCGCAGACCGTCGAGACGAATCTGCAGGCGTTGTGCCGCCACCACCATCAGGGCAAGACCGAACGCGCATTCTCGGTCGAGCGCGACGCGTGGACCGGGATCACCACCTGGCGTACTCGCACGGGGCATGTGTACGTGCGGCTACCTGAGCGCAGCGACTACACGGCGCTCAGTGAGCAACTCCGCGACGATGTCGCGGCTACCTGGACCGGTGAGGAGGACGCTGGCGACGTCAGGCACGCGCCAAGGAGTCGGTGA
- a CDS encoding shikimate dehydrogenase, translating into MTDHERHYLVAGVTRRAAVLGHPVAHSRSPVLHAAAYEALGLTDWEYQLHDVDEHELAGFLERLDDSWAGLSLTMPLKHEALRLADHVDGLAKVVGAANTLLRQPGGLLVAANTDVHGLVASLREVAPAGWQPRSAVIVGGGATASSALAAVGELGVHHPVVLARSLARVGAVRRAAAKTGLDPEYVALDRPGAPELLRSADIVILTLPQHAADPLAEWFTGANLSPSQVLLDAVYADWPTAAAAAWEQAGGTIASGFLMLLHQACEQVRLMTGHEAPVDAMRQALTDSLARA; encoded by the coding sequence ATGACTGACCATGAACGGCACTATCTTGTGGCTGGAGTGACTCGCCGCGCCGCCGTCCTCGGCCACCCGGTGGCCCACTCACGCTCTCCCGTCCTCCACGCGGCCGCCTACGAGGCGCTCGGGCTGACCGACTGGGAGTATCAGCTTCACGACGTCGACGAGCACGAGCTGGCCGGGTTCCTGGAGCGCCTCGACGATTCCTGGGCGGGCCTGTCGCTGACGATGCCTCTCAAGCACGAGGCGCTACGACTCGCGGACCATGTGGACGGCTTGGCCAAGGTGGTGGGGGCGGCGAATACGCTGCTGCGACAGCCGGGCGGGTTGCTGGTGGCGGCCAACACCGATGTCCACGGGCTGGTGGCCTCGCTGCGTGAGGTAGCGCCTGCTGGGTGGCAGCCGCGTTCGGCCGTGATCGTCGGCGGTGGGGCGACGGCCTCGTCGGCACTGGCTGCGGTCGGCGAACTGGGTGTCCATCATCCGGTAGTGCTGGCGCGGTCTCTTGCGCGAGTCGGCGCCGTGCGCCGAGCGGCGGCCAAGACTGGCCTCGATCCGGAGTACGTCGCACTCGACCGGCCCGGAGCGCCTGAGCTGTTGCGTTCGGCGGACATCGTGATCCTGACGCTGCCGCAGCACGCGGCCGACCCCCTCGCGGAGTGGTTCACCGGCGCCAACCTCTCACCGTCGCAGGTGCTGCTCGATGCCGTCTACGCCGACTGGCCGACAGCTGCCGCGGCCGCCTGGGAGCAGGCGGGAGGGACAATCGCGAGCGGCTTCCTGATGCTGCTGCACCAGGCCTGCGAACAGGTGCGCCTCATGACCGGCCACGAGGCGCCCGTCGATGCCATGCGCCAAGCCCTCACCGACTCCTTGGCGCGTGCCTGA
- the mltG gene encoding endolytic transglycosylase MltG: MTDLFNQDSVSAVDARERRTAERRRRARKRAQRRRNIISFIVMIVALGLLVGGGWVLVRPLLNPDSDPTVEVTDYPGPGSGEVEVVIEEGSSGSDMATALVEADVVATRTAFINAYNANPDAAGIQPGTYTLMQQMSAEDAVATMLDPASLTGNRITVPEGWRASQIYERIAQRLEIEVSEVEAAADEVAADYLPDVAGGDMEGWLAASTYNIHPEDTAEDVLQSMIDRTGEMLDSLEVPADDRQDVLIKASIIEAEVIREDERARVALVIENRLDGCSGDGRLGMDSTVAYGLGITLGEALTQERLEADTSYNTRINPGLPPGPIDSPGQLSIEAVLDPAEGQLCYFVSDLETGESLFAETLDEHNDNRAIINERSNGDD, encoded by the coding sequence GTGACCGACCTGTTCAACCAGGACTCCGTCAGTGCCGTCGACGCGCGTGAGCGGCGCACGGCCGAGAGACGCCGCCGTGCCCGGAAGCGAGCACAGCGGCGTCGCAACATCATCTCCTTCATCGTGATGATCGTCGCCCTCGGCCTGCTGGTCGGCGGTGGCTGGGTGCTGGTGCGCCCCTTGCTCAACCCCGACTCCGACCCCACCGTGGAGGTCACCGACTACCCGGGCCCGGGGTCCGGCGAGGTCGAGGTCGTGATCGAGGAGGGCTCCAGCGGCAGCGATATGGCCACGGCACTGGTCGAAGCCGATGTGGTGGCGACGCGGACCGCGTTCATCAATGCGTACAACGCCAATCCTGACGCCGCTGGCATCCAACCGGGCACCTACACGCTCATGCAGCAGATGAGCGCTGAGGACGCCGTCGCGACGATGCTCGATCCGGCCTCCCTGACCGGAAATCGGATCACCGTTCCCGAAGGCTGGCGGGCCAGTCAGATCTACGAGCGGATCGCGCAGCGTCTAGAGATCGAGGTCAGCGAGGTCGAGGCAGCTGCGGATGAAGTCGCTGCCGACTACCTGCCTGACGTCGCCGGTGGCGATATGGAGGGATGGCTCGCGGCGAGCACCTACAACATCCATCCGGAGGACACGGCTGAGGATGTTCTCCAGTCGATGATTGACCGTACGGGGGAGATGCTGGACAGTCTCGAGGTGCCCGCTGACGATCGTCAGGACGTACTGATCAAGGCATCGATCATCGAGGCTGAGGTCATCCGTGAGGATGAGCGGGCTCGTGTTGCGCTAGTCATTGAGAACCGCCTCGACGGGTGTAGTGGCGACGGTCGACTCGGGATGGACTCGACGGTTGCCTACGGGCTGGGCATCACGCTTGGTGAGGCATTGACGCAGGAACGTCTAGAGGCGGATACGTCGTACAACACCCGTATCAACCCGGGGCTTCCACCTGGTCCGATCGATTCTCCCGGACAGCTGTCGATCGAAGCGGTTCTTGACCCAGCTGAGGGGCAACTGTGCTACTTCGTCAGTGACCTCGAAACTGGTGAGTCACTCTTCGCAGAGACCCTCGATGAGCACAACGACAACCGAGCGATCATCAACGAACGCAGCAATGGTGATGACTGA
- the ruvX gene encoding Holliday junction resolvase RuvX, which produces MTFRTGVRIAVDVGSVRIGVARCDLHGILASPVRTVSRSGDQEGLRELAEIVAEYEPIEVLVGLPRSLDGGEGPAALSVRAYCGPLVRAVRPIPVRLVDERLTTVTAHQVLHQAGRKSKRHREVVDQVAAVTILEAALDAERRQGRPPGEIVPDPDSEKQQGAHPDANVDASTQEGM; this is translated from the coding sequence GTGACTTTCCGCACAGGCGTGCGCATCGCCGTCGACGTCGGTTCGGTACGGATCGGCGTGGCTCGGTGTGATCTGCACGGAATCCTTGCCTCCCCGGTCCGCACGGTGTCGCGGTCGGGGGACCAAGAGGGGCTGCGTGAGCTTGCCGAGATCGTCGCCGAGTACGAGCCGATCGAGGTGCTCGTGGGTCTGCCACGGAGCCTCGACGGCGGTGAGGGCCCCGCAGCACTCAGCGTGCGGGCGTATTGTGGGCCCCTGGTCCGGGCGGTCCGTCCGATCCCGGTGCGTCTCGTCGACGAACGACTGACCACGGTGACAGCCCACCAGGTGCTGCATCAGGCCGGTCGCAAGTCGAAGCGGCACCGCGAGGTCGTGGACCAGGTGGCGGCGGTGACCATCCTGGAGGCAGCCCTCGACGCCGAACGACGTCAGGGACGGCCCCCGGGTGAGATCGTCCCGGACCCGGATAGTGAGAAGCAGCAGGGCGCTCATCCGGACGCTAACGTGGACGCTTCGACTCAGGAGGGCATGTGA
- the alaS gene encoding alanine--tRNA ligase, with amino-acid sequence MRTAEIRNRWLTYFADRGHTVVPSAPLVSPDPSILFTIAGMVPFIPYIVGTEKAPYARAVSVQKCIRTNDIENVGVTTRHGTFFQMCGNFSFGDYFKTESIGFSWDLLTSGADAGGFGLDGDRIWVTIWNEDAEAERALLDVGVDPRHIVKLAREENFWDTGQPGPAGPCAEFHYDRGPEYGPEAEGGTVDPGGDRYLEIYNNVFDQFVRGPGTGKDYELLGELESKSIDTGLGLERLASLLQGRENLYEIDQTYPLIQTTEELSGARYLLGQNSPAPDQVRMRIVADHVRSALMLIGDGVRPGNDGRGYVLRRLIRRAVRSVKLLGVDEPALPALMPVAKDAMAESYPELETQFPTISQVAYEEEEAFRRTLAAGTTILDTAVQRAKSAGAGTRVQLPGKEAFALHDTYGFPIDLTLEMAAEQGVEVDEAGFRSLMSEQRQRARADALAKKTGHVDSAVYQSFLTALGGPDTFLGYTDHAAQARVIGLVVDGIASPVATAPADVEVILDQTPFYAEAGGQLADQGTITLAGGGVVDVADVQSPVKGLHVHRGTLTEGTVAVDEQAVATIDSDRRRAIARAHTATHMVHKALHEFLGEQATQAGSENAPSRLRFDFRHGSSVPHSVISEIDQRVNERLADNLDVTDATMSLDEARAQGAMALFGEKYGERVRVVSIGGDWSKELCAGTHVQRSGDLGLVTVLGESSIGSGVRRIDALVGQGAYDNQAKAHALVGQISQLVGARGEELPERIETILGRLKDAEKELATLRQGQLLARAGELAASATEHGGVRAVTATLGQLTSADDVRSLVLDVRDRLGSSAPTVVALGAVVKERPVVVVATNDGARAAGAKAGALVRTAATRLGGGGGGKDDIAQGGGTDAGALEEALRAVAADLDALA; translated from the coding sequence ATGCGTACCGCCGAGATCCGCAACCGCTGGCTGACCTACTTCGCCGACCGCGGTCACACCGTGGTGCCGAGCGCCCCGCTCGTCTCCCCGGACCCCTCGATCCTGTTCACGATCGCCGGGATGGTGCCGTTCATCCCGTACATCGTCGGCACGGAGAAGGCGCCGTACGCGCGGGCGGTCAGCGTCCAGAAGTGCATCCGCACCAACGACATCGAGAACGTGGGCGTCACCACCCGGCATGGCACGTTCTTCCAGATGTGCGGCAACTTCTCGTTCGGCGACTACTTCAAGACCGAGTCGATCGGGTTCTCCTGGGACCTGCTCACCTCGGGTGCGGACGCGGGCGGGTTCGGGCTGGACGGCGACCGGATCTGGGTCACCATCTGGAACGAGGACGCCGAGGCGGAGCGCGCGCTGCTCGATGTCGGCGTGGATCCGCGGCACATCGTCAAGCTTGCCCGCGAGGAGAACTTCTGGGATACCGGGCAGCCCGGTCCGGCCGGTCCCTGTGCAGAGTTCCACTACGATCGCGGCCCTGAGTACGGGCCGGAGGCCGAGGGCGGCACAGTCGACCCGGGTGGTGACCGGTACCTGGAGATCTACAACAACGTCTTCGACCAGTTCGTCCGCGGCCCCGGCACTGGCAAGGACTATGAGCTGCTGGGTGAGCTGGAGAGCAAGTCGATCGACACCGGTCTCGGCCTGGAGCGCCTCGCGTCACTGCTGCAGGGGCGCGAGAACCTGTACGAAATCGACCAGACCTACCCGCTGATTCAGACCACAGAGGAACTCTCCGGAGCGCGGTACCTGCTCGGTCAGAACTCACCCGCCCCCGACCAGGTGCGGATGCGGATCGTGGCCGATCACGTGCGCTCGGCCCTGATGCTGATCGGTGACGGCGTCCGGCCCGGCAACGATGGTCGCGGATACGTGCTGCGTCGCCTCATCCGCAGGGCCGTCCGTTCCGTGAAGCTGCTCGGCGTGGACGAGCCCGCCCTTCCGGCACTGATGCCGGTGGCCAAGGACGCCATGGCGGAGTCCTACCCGGAGCTCGAGACGCAGTTCCCCACCATCAGTCAGGTGGCCTACGAGGAGGAGGAGGCGTTCCGCCGCACCCTCGCGGCAGGAACGACGATCCTGGATACCGCCGTGCAGCGGGCGAAGTCCGCCGGAGCGGGCACCCGTGTCCAACTGCCCGGTAAGGAAGCGTTCGCGCTGCACGACACGTACGGCTTCCCGATCGACCTGACCCTGGAGATGGCGGCCGAGCAGGGTGTCGAGGTCGACGAGGCCGGATTCCGGTCCCTGATGTCGGAGCAGCGCCAGCGTGCGCGTGCCGATGCGCTGGCCAAGAAGACCGGTCACGTGGACTCGGCCGTCTATCAGTCCTTCCTGACGGCACTCGGTGGCCCCGACACGTTCCTCGGCTACACCGATCACGCCGCCCAGGCGCGCGTCATCGGTCTCGTGGTGGATGGGATTGCCTCACCTGTGGCCACGGCTCCGGCCGATGTTGAGGTCATCCTCGACCAGACCCCGTTCTACGCCGAGGCCGGTGGCCAGCTCGCCGACCAGGGCACCATCACCCTCGCCGGCGGTGGCGTCGTGGACGTGGCGGACGTGCAGTCCCCGGTGAAGGGGTTGCACGTGCACCGCGGAACGCTCACCGAGGGAACGGTTGCGGTGGACGAGCAGGCCGTGGCCACCATCGACAGTGACCGCCGCCGGGCGATCGCCCGGGCGCACACGGCCACCCACATGGTGCACAAGGCCCTACACGAGTTCCTCGGTGAGCAGGCCACGCAGGCCGGGTCCGAGAACGCGCCCTCGCGGCTGCGATTCGACTTCCGGCACGGTTCGTCGGTGCCGCACTCGGTGATCTCCGAGATCGATCAGCGGGTGAATGAACGCCTGGCCGACAACCTGGACGTCACAGACGCCACGATGAGCCTGGACGAGGCGCGGGCCCAGGGTGCAATGGCCCTGTTCGGTGAGAAGTACGGCGAGCGCGTGCGGGTGGTCTCCATCGGCGGTGACTGGTCGAAGGAGCTGTGTGCGGGTACTCACGTGCAGCGTTCGGGCGATCTCGGGCTCGTGACGGTGCTGGGAGAGTCCTCGATCGGCTCTGGTGTGCGCCGGATCGACGCCCTCGTCGGGCAGGGTGCCTACGACAACCAGGCGAAGGCGCATGCCCTCGTCGGGCAGATCTCTCAGCTCGTGGGTGCACGAGGGGAGGAACTCCCGGAGCGTATTGAGACGATCCTGGGTCGCCTCAAGGATGCGGAGAAGGAGTTGGCCACGCTCCGGCAGGGGCAGCTTTTGGCCCGCGCGGGTGAGCTGGCCGCTTCGGCCACCGAGCACGGGGGAGTGCGCGCGGTCACCGCCACGCTGGGGCAGCTCACCTCCGCCGACGACGTTCGCTCGCTGGTTCTGGACGTGCGCGACCGGTTGGGCTCCTCTGCACCGACTGTGGTTGCCCTCGGTGCGGTGGTCAAGGAACGTCCTGTGGTCGTGGTGGCCACGAACGACGGCGCACGTGCGGCCGGTGCGAAGGCTGGGGCGCTCGTGCGGACCGCAGCCACCCGGCTTGGTGGCGGCGGCGGGGGGAAGGATGACATCGCCCAGGGGGGCGGCACCGATGCTGGGGCGCTGGAGGAGGCGCTGCGGGCTGTGGCCGCTGACCTGGACGCGCTGGCGTGA
- a CDS encoding DUF948 domain-containing protein has protein sequence MSVGDIAGLIAAIAFVLLVGALAVPLLKLGRVMDEARKSLADVTEHTLPVIDEAAVTISSTNSQISKVDTVTTAAAEVSTNVSALTSLVAATVGAPLIKVAAFSLAVRGMFGKGEKSK, from the coding sequence ATGTCTGTAGGTGACATCGCCGGCCTCATCGCCGCGATCGCATTCGTGCTGCTGGTCGGCGCCCTCGCGGTGCCGTTGCTGAAGCTGGGCAGGGTGATGGACGAGGCTCGCAAGAGCCTTGCGGACGTCACCGAGCACACGCTGCCCGTGATCGACGAGGCCGCGGTCACGATCAGTTCGACCAACAGCCAGATCAGCAAGGTCGACACCGTGACCACGGCGGCGGCGGAGGTGTCGACGAATGTCTCGGCGCTGACGTCCCTGGTGGCTGCGACGGTCGGCGCACCGCTGATCAAGGTGGCCGCCTTCTCACTCGCCGTACGTGGCATGTTCGGCAAGGGGGAGAAGTCCAAGTGA
- the rpsD gene encoding 30S ribosomal protein S4 — MASQNRTRRQVRLSRSLGLALTPKAVKYFEKRPYPPGEHGRARRRTDSDYAVRLKEKQRLRAQYGLREAQLRRAFVEARHEQGLTGESLVELLEMRLDALVLRAGFGRTIAQARQAVVHRHILVDGKLVDRPSFRVKPGQVVQVKPRSQTMVPFQVAAAGAHRDVLPAVPEYLEVQIEKLRFELTRRPKRAEVPITCDVQLVVEHYSR, encoded by the coding sequence ATGGCATCGCAGAACCGCACGCGCCGGCAGGTCCGGCTTTCCCGTTCACTCGGACTAGCCCTCACGCCGAAGGCCGTCAAGTACTTCGAGAAGCGCCCCTACCCGCCGGGTGAGCACGGCCGCGCCCGTCGCCGGACCGACTCCGACTACGCCGTCCGTCTGAAGGAGAAGCAGCGTCTGCGCGCCCAGTACGGGCTCCGTGAGGCTCAGCTGCGCCGCGCCTTCGTCGAGGCCCGCCACGAGCAGGGCCTGACGGGTGAGTCGCTGGTCGAGTTGCTCGAGATGCGTCTGGACGCGCTGGTGCTGCGCGCCGGTTTCGGCCGCACCATCGCCCAGGCTCGCCAGGCGGTCGTGCACCGCCACATCCTCGTCGACGGCAAGCTGGTTGACCGTCCTTCCTTCCGGGTCAAGCCCGGCCAGGTCGTGCAGGTCAAGCCCCGCAGCCAGACGATGGTGCCGTTCCAGGTCGCCGCGGCCGGCGCCCACCGGGACGTCTTGCCCGCGGTGCCGGAGTACCTCGAGGTGCAGATCGAGAAGCTGCGCTTCGAGCTCACCCGCCGCCCGAAGCGTGCCGAGGTGCCGATCACCTGCGACGTGCAGCTGGTCGTCGAGCACTACTCGCGCTGA
- a CDS encoding replication-associated recombination protein A — protein MDLFEAAGTDDSGVPQASSTAPLAVRMRPARPEEVLGQAHLLESGSPLRRLIDPHTAGALPPSSVVLWGPPGTGKTTLAYLVAHVSGRRFVELSAVTAGVKDVRTVIADARRRLAGSGEETVLFIDEVHRFSKTQQDALLPAVENRWVTLMAATTENPSFSVISPLLSRSIMLTLRSLETADLDALIARALTDERGLSGQVELDEEAREYLLRLAGGDARKALTILEAAAGTAVGAGAASISLDAMERAIDVAAVRYDRAGDQHYDVISAFIKSMRGSDVDAALHYLARMVVAGEDPRFIARRVVIAASEDVGMADPTALQTAVAAAQAVALIGMPEARIILAQAVVHVASAPKSNASYAGINAAIADVQAGKIGLVPAHLRDSHYAGAQRIGHGAGYVYSHDEPHGVARQEYLPEDLAGARYYQPTDRGFERALTERLDRIRSMLGR, from the coding sequence GTGGATCTGTTCGAGGCAGCCGGGACCGACGACTCCGGGGTCCCGCAGGCATCGTCGACGGCGCCGCTCGCCGTGCGGATGCGGCCGGCACGTCCGGAGGAGGTGCTCGGTCAAGCCCACCTGCTGGAGTCCGGTTCGCCATTACGGCGCCTCATCGACCCGCACACCGCTGGTGCGCTGCCGCCGTCATCGGTGGTGCTGTGGGGGCCTCCCGGCACGGGAAAGACCACGTTGGCATACCTGGTGGCGCATGTCTCCGGGCGGCGTTTCGTGGAGTTGTCCGCCGTCACCGCGGGTGTGAAGGACGTGCGCACGGTGATTGCCGATGCGCGGCGGCGCCTGGCCGGATCGGGTGAGGAGACGGTGCTCTTCATCGACGAGGTGCACCGGTTCTCCAAGACGCAGCAGGATGCACTGCTGCCCGCAGTGGAGAACCGGTGGGTGACGTTGATGGCGGCCACCACCGAGAATCCGTCCTTTTCGGTGATCTCGCCGCTGCTGTCACGGTCGATCATGTTGACATTGCGTTCGCTGGAGACCGCCGACCTCGATGCGTTGATCGCGCGTGCGTTGACCGATGAGCGCGGGCTGTCCGGTCAGGTGGAATTGGACGAGGAGGCCCGGGAGTACCTGCTGCGGCTCGCCGGCGGCGATGCACGTAAGGCATTGACGATCCTCGAGGCGGCGGCGGGCACCGCGGTCGGGGCAGGGGCCGCCAGTATCAGCCTGGACGCGATGGAGCGCGCGATCGACGTGGCCGCAGTGAGGTACGACCGTGCCGGCGATCAGCACTACGACGTGATCAGCGCCTTCATCAAGTCGATGCGCGGCAGCGATGTGGACGCGGCATTGCACTACCTGGCCCGGATGGTGGTGGCGGGGGAGGACCCCCGGTTCATCGCCCGCCGGGTGGTGATCGCTGCCTCGGAGGACGTCGGGATGGCCGACCCCACGGCGCTGCAGACGGCCGTGGCCGCGGCGCAGGCGGTCGCACTGATCGGGATGCCCGAAGCGCGCATCATCTTGGCGCAGGCGGTGGTGCACGTCGCGAGTGCTCCGAAGTCGAACGCGTCCTATGCGGGGATCAACGCCGCCATCGCTGACGTGCAGGCCGGAAAGATCGGGCTCGTCCCGGCGCACCTGCGCGACTCGCACTACGCCGGCGCTCAGCGGATCGGCCACGGGGCCGGTTATGTGTACTCCCACGACGAACCGCACGGTGTGGCCCGGCAGGAGTACCTGCCGGAGGATCTCGCGGGAGCGCGCTACTACCAGCCCACCGACCGGGGTTTCGAACGCGCGCTGACGGAGCGGCTCGATCGGATCCGGTCGATGCTGGGGCGCTGA